The Pseudomonas kermanshahensis genome includes a window with the following:
- a CDS encoding ABC transporter substrate-binding protein, translated as MCMDDCCSASSRRDFLKLGAMLTAAGALPLLSSLQARAAAEPDAPVRIGYLPITDATPLLVAHNNGLFEAEGIKAERPVLLRSWAQVIEAFISGQVNVIHLLSPMTVWARYASKVPAKVVAWNHVGGSGLTVAPDITDMKQLGGKTVAIPFWYSIHNVVLQQMLNDSGLTPVSKPASAQLAANEVNLLVLPPSDMPPALASKRIAGYIVAEPFNALAENLKVGRVQRFTGDVWRNHACCVVFMHEHDLNTRPEWSQKVVNAIVKAQQWTREHRAEAAALLSKAGPNKYTPHEVAVLSKVLAPAAEDRAGYIASGAIQHQQWDEKRIDFQPYPFPSYTEALIKRLQHTLIEGDSGFLAGLDPAHTARDLVDDRFVRNAITAVGGPSVFGIADNFERSEEFAV; from the coding sequence ATGTGCATGGATGACTGCTGTTCCGCTTCTTCGCGTCGCGACTTCCTCAAGCTTGGCGCCATGCTTACTGCCGCCGGTGCGTTGCCGCTGCTGTCGAGCCTGCAGGCCCGTGCGGCTGCCGAGCCGGACGCGCCGGTGCGCATCGGCTACCTGCCGATCACCGACGCCACCCCCTTGCTGGTAGCGCACAACAATGGCCTGTTCGAGGCCGAAGGCATCAAAGCCGAGCGCCCAGTGCTGCTGCGCAGTTGGGCGCAGGTGATCGAAGCGTTCATTTCCGGCCAGGTCAACGTCATCCATTTGCTGTCGCCGATGACCGTCTGGGCACGTTACGCCAGCAAGGTACCGGCCAAGGTCGTGGCCTGGAACCATGTGGGGGGCTCGGGGCTGACCGTGGCGCCCGACATTACCGACATGAAGCAGTTGGGCGGCAAGACCGTGGCCATCCCATTCTGGTATTCGATCCATAACGTGGTGCTGCAGCAGATGCTCAATGACAGCGGCCTGACCCCGGTGTCGAAACCCGCCAGTGCGCAGCTGGCGGCCAACGAGGTCAACCTGCTGGTGCTGCCACCGTCCGACATGCCGCCGGCGCTGGCCAGCAAGCGTATCGCTGGCTACATCGTCGCCGAACCGTTCAACGCCCTGGCCGAGAACCTCAAGGTGGGCCGCGTGCAGCGCTTTACCGGCGATGTGTGGCGCAACCACGCCTGCTGCGTGGTGTTCATGCACGAGCACGACCTCAACACCCGCCCGGAGTGGTCGCAGAAGGTGGTCAACGCCATCGTCAAAGCCCAGCAGTGGACGCGCGAGCACCGCGCCGAAGCCGCCGCGCTGCTGTCCAAGGCCGGCCCCAACAAGTACACCCCGCACGAAGTGGCGGTGTTGAGCAAAGTCCTGGCGCCAGCCGCCGAAGACCGCGCAGGCTATATCGCCAGTGGCGCGATCCAGCATCAGCAGTGGGACGAAAAACGTATCGACTTCCAGCCATACCCGTTCCCCAGCTACACCGAAGCACTGATCAAGCGCCTGCAGCACACCCTGATCGAAGGCGACAGTGGCTTTTTGGCCGGCCTGGACCCAGCGCACACTGCCCGCGACCTGGTCGACGACCGTTTCGTGCGCAACGCCATTACCGCCGTTGGCGGGCCGTCGGTGTTCGGCATTGCCGACAACTTCGAGCGTAGCGAGGAGTTCGCGGTCTGA
- a CDS encoding TIGR04211 family SH3 domain-containing protein produces the protein MPESRPTFSALPALRGGLIAALVALAAPVHAEEPASDARWVSDSLSTYVRSGPTDGHRIVGTLKSGQKLTLVTTQGNYSQVRGQNGDLVWILSSDLQAVPGQGERLPQLDAQVADLSGQLKSIDDSWKNRVQGMQETLDSRKHLIDELEARNKALNEQLDQSQSTLRDTQARLGDENKQVMMRYMVYGGSIAGAGLLMGLILPALTRGRKKNDRWF, from the coding sequence ATGCCCGAATCCCGCCCCACATTCTCCGCCCTCCCAGCCCTGCGCGGCGGCCTGATCGCAGCCCTGGTGGCCCTCGCCGCCCCGGTGCATGCCGAGGAGCCTGCCAGCGATGCGCGCTGGGTCAGCGACAGCCTGAGCACCTACGTGCGCAGCGGCCCGACCGATGGCCACCGGATTGTCGGCACCCTCAAGTCCGGCCAGAAACTGACGCTGGTCACCACCCAAGGCAACTACAGCCAGGTGCGTGGGCAGAATGGCGACCTGGTGTGGATCCTCAGCAGCGACCTGCAGGCGGTGCCAGGCCAGGGCGAACGCCTGCCGCAGCTCGATGCCCAGGTCGCCGACCTGTCGGGGCAGCTCAAGAGCATCGATGACAGCTGGAAAAACCGCGTGCAGGGCATGCAAGAGACACTGGACTCGCGCAAGCACCTGATCGACGAGCTGGAAGCGCGCAACAAAGCGCTGAACGAACAGCTCGACCAGAGCCAGTCGACCTTGCGCGATACCCAGGCCCGCCTGGGGGATGAGAACAAACAGGTGATGATGCGCTATATGGTGTACGGCGGCAGTATTGCAGGCGCGGGCCTGCTGATGGGGTTGATCTTGCCGGCGCTGACGCGTGGGCGGAAGAAGAATGACCGCTGGTTCTGA
- a CDS encoding ABC transporter ATP-binding protein: MSEVVLQARAISLGYPREGSWHEVLARFDLQLAPGEVVSILGPSGVGKSSLLRVLAGLQAPRGGSVMLHGEPLQGPHPRLAVAFQDPSLLPWLSLEKNVAFGLDFARQPKLAATERRARIDHAIAAVGLDHARNQYPAQLSGGMAQRTALARCLARQPEVLLLDEPFGALDEVTRADMQQLLLQLIATHNTAAVLITHDIDEALLLSDRVLLLGNHPAQVLGQWRIDLPQPRAQRVEELGALRIEIVKTLRRASRTDPPSSTPLPSEAVHVHG, from the coding sequence ATGAGCGAAGTCGTGCTGCAAGCCCGAGCTATCAGCCTCGGCTACCCCCGCGAGGGTAGCTGGCACGAGGTGCTGGCGCGGTTCGATCTGCAGTTGGCACCGGGCGAAGTGGTGTCCATCCTGGGCCCCAGCGGGGTTGGCAAGTCCAGCCTGTTGCGGGTGCTGGCGGGCCTGCAGGCACCGCGTGGCGGCAGCGTGATGTTGCACGGAGAGCCGTTGCAAGGGCCGCACCCGCGCCTGGCGGTGGCCTTCCAGGACCCCAGCCTGTTGCCTTGGCTGAGCCTGGAAAAGAACGTCGCCTTCGGCCTGGATTTCGCTCGCCAACCCAAGTTGGCCGCCACCGAACGGCGTGCGCGCATCGACCATGCCATTGCCGCCGTGGGCTTGGACCATGCCCGTAACCAGTACCCGGCGCAGCTGTCCGGTGGCATGGCCCAACGCACGGCGTTGGCGCGCTGCCTGGCGCGTCAGCCTGAAGTGCTGTTGCTCGACGAGCCGTTTGGTGCCCTCGACGAAGTGACCCGCGCCGACATGCAGCAACTGCTGCTGCAACTGATCGCCACCCACAATACCGCTGCGGTGCTGATCACCCACGATATCGACGAAGCCCTGCTGCTGTCCGATCGGGTCCTGCTACTGGGCAACCACCCAGCGCAAGTGCTCGGCCAGTGGCGCATCGACCTGCCGCAACCGCGCGCACAGCGGGTCGAGGAACTGGGTGCGTTGCGTATCGAGATTGTCAAAACCCTTCGGCGGGCAAGCCGCACAGACCCACCTTCCTCAACCCCCTTGCCCTCGGAGGCTGTCCATGTGCATGGATGA
- a CDS encoding AraC family transcriptional regulator gives MISSSHLVDWLLEGLELDASLFHVGRYCGGWHASTQGMGRASFHLVVQGHCWLHLDGQAEAVRLEAGDAVFLLRDLAYRLSSDQNPVSACTQPRQAMQALDATAGDGVGLVCGFFHFRPGLSSLIVEGLADWILLRANEPAGHAARALFGLILEECERLPPSQTLLERLTHLLFLYVLRQQVHAGQPLGGLVALARQPAFAALLVQLIEQPGQAWTLENMAACTGLSRSAFFKRFNELAGQSPGQVLLALRMRHASQLLQAGNTVEQVGAQVGYQSVAAFTRAFAKAVGVQPGAYRRQHEGR, from the coding sequence ATGATTTCGTCCAGCCACCTTGTCGATTGGTTATTAGAAGGCCTGGAGCTCGACGCCAGCCTGTTTCATGTCGGCCGCTATTGCGGCGGCTGGCATGCCAGCACGCAAGGCATGGGCCGCGCCAGTTTCCACCTGGTCGTGCAGGGCCATTGCTGGCTGCACCTCGATGGCCAGGCCGAGGCAGTGCGGCTGGAAGCTGGGGATGCGGTTTTTTTGCTGCGTGACCTGGCGTATCGGCTGTCTAGTGACCAGAACCCCGTCAGCGCCTGCACCCAGCCGCGCCAGGCGATGCAGGCTCTGGATGCCACTGCCGGCGATGGCGTGGGGCTGGTGTGCGGGTTCTTTCACTTTCGCCCGGGGCTGTCGTCATTGATCGTGGAAGGCCTGGCCGACTGGATTCTGCTGCGCGCCAACGAGCCCGCCGGGCATGCGGCGCGGGCGCTGTTCGGGCTGATCCTGGAAGAATGCGAACGCCTACCGCCGTCGCAGACCTTGCTGGAGCGGTTGACGCATTTGTTGTTCCTGTACGTACTGCGCCAGCAAGTGCATGCCGGGCAGCCCCTCGGCGGGCTGGTGGCGCTGGCCCGGCAGCCGGCGTTTGCCGCGTTGCTGGTGCAACTGATCGAACAGCCTGGGCAAGCCTGGACGCTGGAAAACATGGCGGCGTGCACGGGGCTGTCGCGGTCAGCGTTTTTCAAGCGTTTCAACGAACTGGCCGGGCAGTCACCGGGGCAGGTGCTGCTGGCGTTGCGCATGCGCCATGCGTCCCAGCTGTTGCAAGCGGGCAACACCGTGGAGCAGGTGGGCGCGCAGGTGGGGTATCAGTCGGTGGCGGCGTTTACCCGGGCGTTTGCCAAGGCCGTTGGGGTGCAGCCGGGGGCGTATCGCAGGCAGCATGAGGGGCGTTGA
- a CDS encoding LysR family transcriptional regulator gives MREISLDRLRTLVEITDLGSFAEAARRLNLAPPTISLHVAELEARVGAPLLTRNRGQVRPTAIGETLLARARRLLADADLALDEVRRQVEGLTGRVRLGASTGAIAHLLPKALEYLREVHPGIDVQVQVLTSQASLARLREGALDIGLVALPQVAGKGLKITPWRRDPILAYVPVDWQPPAKVTPAWLAQRALILNDSSTQLSRVTGEWFAAAGLFPEPRIELNYNDAIKSLVGAGYGATLLPQEGEAPELDRRIARRPLRPGLWRQLGIACREGQAERATAHVLEALERLL, from the coding sequence ATGCGCGAAATCAGCCTCGACCGCCTCCGCACGCTGGTCGAAATCACCGACCTCGGCTCGTTTGCCGAGGCCGCTCGCCGGCTCAACCTGGCCCCTCCCACCATCAGCCTGCATGTGGCCGAGCTGGAGGCACGGGTCGGCGCGCCGTTGCTCACCCGCAACCGTGGGCAGGTACGGCCTACGGCCATCGGCGAGACGCTGCTGGCCCGAGCCCGTCGCTTGCTGGCCGATGCCGACCTGGCGCTGGACGAGGTGCGCCGTCAGGTCGAGGGGCTGACTGGCCGGGTCCGCCTGGGGGCTTCGACTGGCGCCATTGCCCACCTGTTGCCCAAAGCGCTCGAGTACCTGCGCGAAGTGCACCCGGGGATCGATGTGCAGGTGCAGGTGCTGACCTCCCAGGCGTCGCTGGCGCGGTTGCGCGAGGGGGCCTTGGACATTGGCCTGGTGGCCTTGCCGCAAGTGGCAGGCAAAGGGCTCAAGATCACCCCGTGGCGACGCGATCCGATCTTGGCCTATGTGCCGGTCGACTGGCAGCCGCCGGCCAAGGTGACTCCGGCATGGTTGGCGCAGCGGGCGTTGATTCTCAATGACAGCAGCACGCAGTTGTCGCGGGTGACGGGGGAATGGTTCGCTGCGGCGGGGTTGTTCCCCGAGCCGCGCATCGAGCTGAACTACAACGATGCGATCAAAAGCCTGGTGGGGGCCGGCTACGGCGCGACATTGCTGCCGCAGGAGGGCGAGGCGCCCGAGCTGGACCGGCGGATTGCCCGGCGACCGTTGCGTCCGGGGTTGTGGCGGCAACTGGGCATCGCCTGCCGTGAAGGGCAGGCTGAACGTGCCACAGCGCATGTGCTCGAGGCTTTGGAGCGGCTGTTGTAG
- a CDS encoding NAD(P)-binding domain-containing protein, translating into MTLRVAIIGAGPSGLAQLRAFQSAHAQGAPMPEIVCFEKQADWGGMWNYTWRTGLDQHGEPVHGSMYRYLWSNGPKECLEFADYSFDEHFGRPISSYPPREVLWDYIQGRVKKAGVRDYIRFNTVVKHVSFDETTREFTVSAHDYSAGLGVEQVFDYVVVASGHFSTPHVPEFEGFERFTGRILHAHDFREAMEFNGQDLLIVGSSYSAEDIGSQCYKYGARSITTAYRTQPMGYKWPKGWEERPQLVRVENDLAYFADGSNKRVDAIILCTGYQHHFPFLPEELTLKTNNRLWPAGLYQGVVWEQNPQLIYLGMQDLWYSFNLFDAQAWFARDYMLGRITLPTKAAMHADSERWREDELGLDTTASMYEFQGRYIRHLIEQTDYPSFDIEAVNRIFLQWKTDKKHDIMGYRDKSYRSVITGTQAVPHHTRWMQAMDDSLQEYLRETDGKQGEVKVLRG; encoded by the coding sequence ATGACTCTTCGTGTCGCTATCATCGGCGCCGGCCCGTCCGGCCTTGCACAATTGCGTGCGTTCCAATCCGCCCATGCTCAGGGCGCCCCCATGCCTGAAATCGTGTGCTTCGAGAAGCAAGCTGACTGGGGCGGTATGTGGAACTACACCTGGCGTACCGGCCTCGACCAGCATGGCGAACCCGTGCACGGCAGCATGTACCGTTACCTGTGGTCAAACGGCCCCAAGGAATGCCTGGAGTTCGCCGACTACAGCTTCGATGAACACTTTGGCCGGCCGATCTCCTCGTACCCGCCGCGTGAAGTGCTGTGGGACTATATTCAGGGCCGCGTGAAGAAGGCCGGGGTGCGCGATTACATCCGCTTCAATACCGTGGTCAAGCACGTCAGCTTCGATGAAACCACCCGCGAGTTCACCGTTAGCGCCCACGACTACAGCGCAGGGCTTGGTGTCGAGCAGGTGTTCGATTATGTGGTGGTGGCCAGTGGGCACTTTTCCACCCCACACGTGCCGGAGTTCGAAGGCTTCGAGCGCTTCACCGGGCGTATCCTGCACGCTCACGATTTTCGCGAAGCGATGGAGTTCAACGGCCAGGACCTGCTCATTGTCGGCAGCAGCTATTCGGCCGAGGACATCGGCTCGCAGTGCTACAAGTACGGTGCACGCTCGATCACCACGGCCTACCGCACGCAACCGATGGGCTACAAGTGGCCCAAGGGCTGGGAAGAACGCCCGCAACTGGTCCGGGTCGAGAACGACCTGGCGTACTTCGCCGACGGGTCGAACAAGCGCGTCGATGCGATCATCCTGTGCACTGGTTACCAGCATCACTTCCCGTTCCTGCCGGAGGAACTCACCCTCAAGACCAACAACCGCCTGTGGCCCGCGGGGCTGTACCAAGGCGTGGTGTGGGAGCAAAACCCGCAACTGATTTACCTGGGCATGCAGGACCTCTGGTACAGCTTCAACCTGTTCGACGCACAGGCATGGTTTGCACGCGACTACATGCTGGGGCGCATCACGTTGCCGACCAAGGCCGCCATGCATGCCGACAGCGAGCGCTGGCGCGAGGATGAGCTGGGCCTGGATACCACGGCCTCGATGTACGAATTCCAAGGCCGATACATCAGGCACCTGATCGAGCAGACGGATTACCCAAGCTTCGATATCGAGGCGGTGAACCGCATCTTCCTGCAATGGAAGACCGACAAGAAGCACGACATCATGGGCTACCGCGACAAGTCGTACCGCTCGGTGATCACCGGTACCCAAGCGGTGCCCCACCATACCCGCTGGATGCAGGCGATGGACGACTCGCTGCAGGAGTACTTGCGGGAAACGGACGGCAAGCAAGGTGAGGTGAAGGTACTGCGCGGGTAG
- a CDS encoding ABC transporter permease, which produces MRKHVVHTSLGLAGLLGLLLAWWAGVAWFGEADGLSARFSPAATLASLAELLGQGEVYGHVWVSLKRILIGLLLALLIGVPLGLLVGSYRHLEAATTPAFQFLRMISPLSWMPVVVMLMGVGDQPIYFLLAFAALWPILLNTAAGVRQLDPRWLQLSRSLSATRWETLCKVIVPGVIGHVLTGVRLAIGILWIVLVPCEMLGVSAGLGYFILDTRDRLAYSELMAMVLLIGVLGFMLDALARGLHRRWVHG; this is translated from the coding sequence ATGCGCAAGCATGTCGTTCATACCAGCCTAGGCTTGGCCGGGCTGCTGGGGTTGCTGCTGGCGTGGTGGGCCGGCGTGGCATGGTTTGGCGAGGCCGATGGCCTGTCGGCGCGTTTTTCGCCGGCGGCGACTCTGGCCAGCCTGGCCGAGCTGCTGGGGCAGGGCGAGGTCTACGGCCACGTGTGGGTCAGCCTCAAACGTATCCTGATCGGGCTGTTGCTGGCCTTGTTGATCGGTGTCCCCCTCGGCTTGCTGGTGGGCAGCTATCGGCACCTGGAGGCGGCGACCACGCCGGCCTTCCAGTTCTTGCGGATGATCTCGCCGCTGTCGTGGATGCCGGTGGTGGTGATGCTGATGGGGGTGGGTGACCAGCCGATCTATTTCCTGCTGGCATTTGCCGCGCTGTGGCCGATTTTGCTCAACACTGCGGCAGGTGTGCGTCAGCTCGACCCGCGTTGGTTGCAACTGAGCCGCAGTTTGAGTGCTACGCGCTGGGAGACCTTGTGCAAGGTCATCGTGCCAGGGGTGATCGGCCATGTGCTGACGGGTGTGCGCCTGGCCATCGGCATCCTTTGGATCGTGCTGGTGCCCTGCGAGATGCTGGGGGTAAGTGCGGGGTTGGGGTATTTCATCCTCGACACCCGTGACCGGCTGGCGTATTCGGAGCTGATGGCGATGGTGCTGCTGATCGGGGTGCTGGGGTTCATGCTCGATGCCCTGGCGCGTGGGTTGCATCGGCGTTGGGTGCATGGCTGA
- the argC gene encoding N-acetyl-gamma-glutamyl-phosphate reductase — MHTPVVFIDGDQGTTGLQIHARLHGRNDVRLLTLPEAERKDPQRRAEAINSADIAVLCLPDDAAREAVAAIHNPHVRVIDASSAHRTSPGWVYGLPELDAQQAERIAHSTRVSNPGCYPTGAIALLRPLITAGLLPADYPLSIHAISGYSGGGRAAVERHEQPSAENTPTLQLYGLELAHKHVPEIQQHAGLSARPVFMPGYGAYRQGIVLSIPLQLRLLPGQVSAEHLQACLEQHYQGARYVQVMPLHQQGPAAPLDPEALNDSNDLRLALYANPAHGQVLLTAVFDNLGKGASGAAVQNLDLMLAALQAQG; from the coding sequence ATGCATACCCCTGTTGTCTTTATCGACGGTGACCAAGGCACCACTGGCCTGCAGATTCACGCCCGCCTGCACGGGCGCAATGATGTGCGCCTGCTGACCCTGCCCGAGGCCGAGCGTAAAGACCCGCAGCGCCGCGCCGAAGCCATCAACAGCGCCGACATCGCTGTGCTCTGCCTGCCCGATGACGCCGCCCGCGAGGCCGTCGCGGCAATCCACAACCCGCACGTTCGGGTCATCGACGCCAGCTCCGCCCACCGCACCAGCCCCGGCTGGGTCTATGGCCTGCCGGAACTGGACGCGCAGCAAGCCGAGCGCATCGCCCACAGCACACGCGTCAGCAACCCCGGCTGCTACCCCACCGGCGCGATTGCCCTGCTGCGCCCGCTGATCACCGCCGGGTTGCTGCCAGCGGATTACCCGCTGAGCATTCACGCCATCTCGGGGTACTCCGGCGGCGGCCGCGCCGCGGTCGAACGCCATGAGCAGCCGAGTGCCGAGAACACTCCAACCCTGCAGCTGTATGGCCTGGAACTGGCACACAAGCATGTACCGGAAATCCAGCAACACGCCGGGCTGTCGGCACGGCCGGTGTTCATGCCTGGTTACGGCGCCTATCGCCAGGGCATCGTGCTCAGCATCCCGCTGCAGTTGCGCCTGCTGCCCGGCCAGGTCAGCGCCGAACACCTGCAGGCCTGCTTGGAACAGCACTACCAAGGGGCTCGCTATGTTCAGGTGATGCCCCTGCACCAGCAAGGCCCCGCAGCGCCACTCGACCCCGAAGCATTGAACGACAGCAACGACCTGCGCCTGGCGCTGTACGCCAACCCGGCGCATGGCCAGGTGCTGCTGACCGCTGTATTCGATAACCTGGGCAAAGGCGCGTCCGGGGCGGCGGTACAAAACCTCGACCTGATGCTCGCCGCGCTACAGGCGCAAGGCTGA
- a CDS encoding acyl-CoA dehydrogenase family protein: MQDCAFRQWLDANAEAIDQGTCEPHLVLAQIAEAQVLRIGVDPAQGGTGGQVTDAVEAIAAIASRSLAAAFVCWGQRAFIEYLLQSPNQSLRERLLPRLLTGELAGATGLSNAMKFLSGIESLQVRGRPSSEGWNLEGRLHWVTNLRKSGFVVAAAIECDAERAPFVLAIPSEVQGLERSDDLQLMGLQSSNTAALAFHQVELGREWLLHENAREFLPKVRPAFLALQCGMAIGLARRALDEVAAHLQGRGSFLEEARQVLKERLENTVSELKQGLLDGRFLQQPAALFKLRIILAESAADAVQLELQASGGKAYLSEYGQGFARRWRESAFVPIVTPSLVQLHAELQRQAGTA, from the coding sequence ATGCAAGATTGTGCATTTCGGCAATGGCTGGATGCCAACGCCGAGGCCATTGACCAGGGCACGTGCGAGCCGCACCTGGTGCTGGCGCAGATCGCTGAAGCGCAGGTGCTGCGCATCGGCGTCGATCCGGCCCAGGGCGGCACGGGCGGGCAGGTGACCGATGCGGTCGAAGCCATCGCCGCCATTGCCAGCCGTTCGTTGGCGGCGGCGTTCGTCTGCTGGGGCCAGCGCGCCTTCATTGAATACCTGCTGCAAAGCCCTAATCAGTCACTGCGCGAACGCCTGCTGCCGAGGTTGCTGACAGGCGAGCTGGCAGGCGCCACCGGGTTGTCCAACGCCATGAAGTTTCTCTCGGGCATCGAGAGCCTGCAGGTGCGTGGGCGCCCCAGCAGCGAGGGGTGGAACCTGGAGGGCCGCTTGCATTGGGTGACCAATCTGCGCAAGAGCGGTTTTGTGGTGGCCGCGGCCATCGAGTGCGATGCCGAGCGCGCGCCCTTCGTGTTGGCCATTCCGTCAGAGGTGCAAGGGCTGGAGCGCTCGGACGACTTGCAACTAATGGGGCTGCAATCGAGCAATACCGCCGCGCTGGCGTTCCATCAGGTCGAGCTGGGCCGCGAGTGGCTGCTGCATGAAAACGCCCGTGAGTTCCTGCCCAAGGTACGCCCGGCCTTCCTCGCGCTGCAATGCGGCATGGCCATCGGCCTGGCCCGGCGCGCGTTGGATGAAGTGGCGGCGCACCTGCAAGGCCGTGGTTCGTTCCTCGAAGAGGCCCGCCAGGTGCTCAAGGAACGCCTGGAAAACACCGTGAGTGAACTGAAGCAGGGCCTGCTCGACGGGCGCTTCCTGCAGCAGCCAGCGGCGTTGTTCAAACTGCGCATCATCCTTGCCGAAAGTGCTGCCGACGCGGTGCAGCTCGAGCTGCAGGCCAGTGGTGGCAAAGCGTACCTCAGCGAGTACGGCCAAGGTTTCGCGCGCCGTTGGCGCGAATCGGCGTTCGTGCCCATCGTCACGCCAAGCCTGGTGCAGCTGCACGCCGAACTGCAACGCCAGGCGGGCACGGCATGA
- a CDS encoding GNAT family N-acetyltransferase: MFILSRLDSVPPESFQNQIRELVIHHVGELSSVAILADNPLYPLYQYGVGMEVHQYLQAMDGKRGLSVTLTLALDADAPDQLLGFALALPADDDAQTCALAFLAVRASHRRQGIARALLGDLQAQHAYVELNTFAGQVPWFEAMGMQVVAANGPQVLMSSTGHASEALIGRLDIGPIYQTTEVHQIHTYLLNQQGEDAMIEAEQLRDERLDQLAIQAQECVRQRKTVH, from the coding sequence ATGTTCATCCTGAGCCGCCTTGACAGCGTGCCGCCCGAGTCTTTCCAGAACCAGATCCGTGAGCTGGTGATCCATCACGTCGGCGAATTGAGCAGCGTCGCCATTCTTGCCGACAACCCGCTGTATCCGCTGTACCAGTACGGCGTCGGCATGGAAGTGCACCAGTACTTGCAGGCCATGGACGGTAAACGCGGCCTGTCGGTGACGCTGACCCTGGCGCTGGACGCCGATGCCCCCGACCAACTGCTCGGTTTCGCCCTGGCGTTGCCGGCCGATGATGATGCGCAAACCTGCGCACTGGCATTTCTTGCCGTGCGCGCCAGCCATCGCCGCCAAGGTATCGCCCGCGCACTGTTAGGTGACCTGCAGGCGCAGCATGCCTATGTCGAGCTGAACACCTTTGCCGGCCAGGTGCCGTGGTTCGAAGCGATGGGCATGCAGGTGGTGGCAGCCAACGGGCCGCAGGTGCTGATGAGCAGCACCGGGCACGCCAGCGAGGCGCTGATTGGCCGGCTGGATATCGGGCCGATCTACCAGACCACCGAGGTGCATCAGATCCACACCTACCTGCTCAACCAGCAAGGCGAGGATGCGATGATCGAGGCCGAACAGCTGCGCGACGAGCGCTTGGACCAGTTGGCCATTCAAGCGCAGGAATGTGTCCGCCAGCGCAAGACCGTGCACTGA
- a CDS encoding carboxymuconolactone decarboxylase family protein → MSSRITLHTLQSAPEAARPFLENAQKNSGFIPNLLGVLANAPAALETYVTVSALNGKSELTLAEREVVQLIAATQHGCDFCVAGHTAVALNKAKLPEAVVDALRARGELPDARYETLAAFAREVIATRGNVSEATYQAFREAGFSEGNALEVILGVSLATLCNFANVFAQTPLNDELSKYRWQPSA, encoded by the coding sequence ATGTCCTCGCGCATTACTTTACACACTCTGCAGAGCGCCCCGGAAGCGGCCCGTCCATTCCTTGAAAATGCCCAGAAAAATTCCGGCTTCATCCCCAACCTGCTCGGCGTGCTGGCCAACGCTCCGGCAGCGCTGGAAACCTACGTGACCGTGTCGGCGCTTAACGGCAAGTCCGAGCTGACCCTGGCCGAGCGTGAGGTAGTGCAGTTGATTGCTGCCACCCAGCATGGCTGCGACTTTTGTGTCGCCGGCCACACCGCAGTCGCGTTGAACAAGGCCAAGCTGCCGGAGGCAGTGGTCGATGCGCTGCGTGCGCGGGGTGAACTGCCCGATGCCCGTTACGAGACCCTGGCCGCGTTCGCTCGCGAAGTCATCGCCACCCGTGGCAACGTCAGCGAGGCCACCTACCAGGCATTTCGTGAGGCCGGCTTCAGCGAAGGCAACGCCTTGGAAGTGATTCTGGGCGTGAGCCTCGCAACCCTGTGCAACTTTGCTAATGTTTTCGCCCAGACGCCGCTCAACGACGAGCTGAGCAAGTACCGCTGGCAGCCTTCTGCGTAA
- a CDS encoding RrF2 family transcriptional regulator: MSLYSAGVEYGIHCLLYLVDERGDTRESSVRDLAALQGVPQEYLAKVFTKLARAGLVVATEGVRGGFRLARPSDEITVLDIVTAIDGPKKLFDCREIRERCTLFDGSPPGWATEGTCAIHAVMLGAQKRMEEALAQQTILDLARRVGRKAPAAFGQQVNEWMGERRDGKGGGDIPVSQV, from the coding sequence ATGTCGCTGTACAGTGCTGGCGTCGAATATGGCATCCATTGCCTGCTGTACCTGGTGGATGAGCGCGGAGACACGCGCGAGTCCAGCGTGCGCGACCTTGCGGCGCTGCAAGGCGTGCCGCAGGAATACCTGGCCAAGGTGTTCACCAAGCTGGCTCGCGCCGGCTTGGTGGTTGCCACTGAAGGGGTGCGCGGCGGTTTTCGCCTGGCGCGGCCGTCGGATGAGATCACCGTGCTGGATATCGTCACGGCTATCGACGGGCCGAAGAAGCTCTTCGATTGCCGTGAGATTCGCGAGCGTTGCACGCTGTTTGACGGCTCACCACCGGGTTGGGCGACCGAAGGCACCTGTGCCATTCATGCGGTGATGCTGGGCGCGCAAAAGCGCATGGAAGAGGCGCTGGCGCAGCAGACCATCCTAGATCTGGCGCGGCGCGTGGGGCGCAAGGCGCCTGCCGCGTTCGGGCAGCAGGTCAATGAATGGATGGGGGAGCGGCGGGATGGCAAGGGTGGCGGTGATATCCCGGTGAGTCAGGTCTAA